The DNA sequence CCCGGGCGACCGGGTCGAGATCGGTGACCTCGAAGGCGGCGTTGGCGGCGAGGAAGCCCTTGAGCAGCTCGGGTGAACCGGCCATCAAGCCGACGGCGGCGGGCAGGTGGCCCAGTTTGCGGTGGACGCCGGCCATGACCGGGCGGGCGGCGGCCGGCGCGGTGTCGGGTTCGTACGTGGTGAAGCGGGACATCCGGGGTCCCCTCTCGTAAGATAGTCAACATGGTTGACCAAACCGTAAACCAGGTTGTCGAACATGGCAACGCCTGACCGCCCCGGCTTCGCGCTGCCGCTGCTGCTGCTCGCCGGCTTCCGCGCGCTCGTCGACGACCTGCACGCCGAGCTGGCCCGGCACGGGCACCCCGAGCTGCGACCGGCGCACGGCTTCGTCCTCCAGGCCGTCGGACCGGCCGGCACCACCGCCTCCGACCTCGGGCAACGCCTCGGCGTCTCCAAGCAGGCCGCCGGCAAGACGGTGGACCGGCTGGTCGCGCTCGGCTACCTGGAACGGGTGGACGACCCCGCCGACGCGCGCCGGAAACTGGTCCGGATGACCGCCCGGGGTCACGACGGGCTGCGCCGCTCGGCGACCGTCTTCGACGAACTGCGCGACCGGTGGGCGGCCACGCTCGGCGCGGACCGGGTCGCCGCCATCGAGGACGACCTGCGCCGGATGGTCCCCGCCGACGTGTTCCGCCTCGACGTCCCCGGCTGGTTCGGCGCGTGAACCCCGGTCGTCACGAAGCACGAAAGGGGCACCCGGCCGGACGCCGGGTGCCCCTTTCTGAACGCCACTACCGGAAGATGACGTCACTTCTGTTGACCTTGCAGTTGGCGTCGTTCCAGCCCTCGCCGAGGTAGCTGGGTTCGCTGCCCTTGGCCACACCCTTGTACTTGCCGCAGATGGTGGCCGAGCCGATCACGACCACACGAGTGATCGTCGCGGTGTCGTTCCAGTTGCTGTTGATGCCGGTGAGCATGTCGATGTCGTCGACGAGGACGTTGTCGACACGCACGTGGCGGGTGTACGAGGTGGAGCAGTTGCCGCAGGCGCGGTACAGCTTGCCGGACCCCTTGAGATAGAAGCCGGAGATGCTGACGGTGCCGTTGCCGTTGTGCTGGAAGGTCTTGTCGCTGCCGCTGCGCGCGCCGCCACCGATGACGTAGGACGTGCCGCCGTTGGTCTGCTTGAAGGTGGCGGCGTCCTCGCCGATGTCGTTCCACCACACGTTGCGCAGCGTGCAGGTGCCCTCGCAGTGCACGCCGTCACCGGCGGGCGAACCGAGGATGACGTTCTGGAGCGTGCCCCCGTTGGCGATCTTGAACATCGGGTCCTGCGACTCGCCCTGCCCACCGTCACCCATGCAGCAGTAGGTCTTCATTCCACCGTCGAAGGTGCCGGAGACGTTGACCGTGCTCGAGATGCTCACCGAGCCGGCCGACGACGGCCACGCACCGGTCGGCGTGCCCGGGTTGCCGGTCGGGCCGGACGTCGGACCGCTGGTGGGGCCACTGGTCGGGCTGGTGGTCGGGGTCGAGCCGCCGCTGGAGTACGTCTCGAACTCGGCGATTCGCGGGGCGCCGGACGCGCTGGTGATGACAAAGGAGATCTTCTTCAGCGACGTCGAGGAGAAGGTGATGACGCTCGGGGCGCTGCTGCCGCTGGCCAGGACGGCGCCCGTGTCGTAGTTCTTGAGCTGCCAGCCGCTGATCGAGCCACCGCCCGAGCCCTGGACGATGACGGCCGAGGACACCGTGGTGGCGCTGCCCCACTTGACCGAGACCGTGCCGGTCGAGCCGCTCGGCGACCAGTAGGTGCCGGCGTTGCCGTCGATGACGTTGCCGTAGCTGGTGCCATCGGCCTTGCTGGAGCCGTCGGCGCCGGCGCCGAGGCTGAGGTTCGTGGCGGCCGAGGCGTCGGGGACCTGCAACGCCAGCGCGATGACGGCACCTGCGATCGCCGTGGCACCGCCGGCCAGCCACCGCGTGGCGACTTTTCGTCTCATCCGGTTTCACCCTTTCAAGCGTGCGTACTCTGTATGAGAAAGCGCTTTCTGTTAACCATAGACATCCATCGATGAGATGGCAAGCGGCGCCTACGTGTGGCAGTTCATCCCGGTGGCCGGCGCTACCTTCACCGACTCCGGCAGCGGCACCTGCCACTGACTGACCGTCACACCCTCCTCATAGGATCGCGGACGTCGGCCGCTCGGGCCGGCGTCCCCGTCCGCAAGGAGTTCGATGAGACGTCTGCGCGTTTCGGCCGGCGCGGCGGCGCTGGCCACGCTCGGGGTGGTCGTGGCGCTGCCGGCCCCGGCCGCCGCCGACCCCGGTCCCGGCTGGGTCGGCGGCTGGCTCGGCGACACCACCCTCGGCGGTCCGGCCGCACCCGCCCGCACCGCCGCCTTCTCGCTCAGCAGCGACGCCGACGCGGTGCACCCGCGCGTCCGCATCGACGTGAGCGGCCTCGCCGACGTCGCCACCGCCACGTTCCCGGCCGGCTGCGACCGGGCGGGCGCGGTGGCGACCTGCCCGATGCCCGCCGACGCCACCACCGACGAGTTCGGCGGCGTCACCGGCACCGTCCCGATCGTGCTCCGCGCGGTGGCCGGCGCGGTCGACGGCGTCGCCGGCACCATCGGCTGGGCGACGCTGGCCGACGGCGTCGACGGCGAGGCCCAGCAGGCGGCCGTCACGGTGCGCACCGGGCCGGACGCCGTCGACCTCGTCGACGCGTACGTGGAAGGCGCCGGCACCGGCGACCGGCTGGCCGTGCCGGTGACCCTCCTCAGCGCCGGCGATCAGCCGGTGACCGGCCTGCGGGCCACGTTCCGCTTCCCGGTCGGGCTGGAGCCGGCGGCGTTCCGCAACTGCCGCTACGGCACGGGTGGCCAGCTCAGCACCGTCGTGGTCTGCCACTTCGGCCGCGAGCTGACGCCGGGCCGGCGCTACCAGGTGCCCGATGGTTTCCCGACCACTGTCGGCCCGGCCGCGGTCGGCGACAAGCGCATCGTGCAGACCGTGGCGCCCGAGGCCACCGCCGGCCCGCTGCCCGAGGGCGTGGTGCTGCGGCGCCGCCCGGCGGACGCGGCGCTGCGGCTGCGCCCGGTCGGTGACGCGGTCGACGTGCTCGGCCCGGATCAGCAGTACGCCTCCGGTCAGTACTATCTCCGCGCCGTCTACGGCGCGTTCGACGTGGTCGCGCTCGGCGCGACCGCCGCCGGGGCGCCCGGCGACACGGTGCGGGTCCGGGTCGGCCTGCGCAACGACGGGCCGGGCGTGCCGGACGGCACCGTCTCCGGCGGCGACGCCGCCCGCTTCACGTTCACCCCACCGGCCGGGACGGTGGTGACGAACGCGCCGGAGGACTGTTCGGGCAACGGCGACGAGGAGGACCCGGGCGCGCCGATCACCTGGTACTGCACGATGCCGGGCGCTGTCTTCCCGGCCGGCGACACCTTCCTGGTCGACGTCGACCTGCGGATCGACGGCCCACTGGGCGCTCCGGGCTCGGTCGCCCTGCCCTACAGCTACCCCCGACCCGACGACGACCCGGCGAACGACACCGCCCCGGTCGTCATCGGCTGAGCCGGCGACGACGCGACCGCCGGGAGTCGCCCGACTCCCGGCGGTCGGCGCCGCCGTCGAGACCACCGACCAGCGATCGGCCGGACGGCCGAAGAGCGGCCGACCGCGTCAGTTGACGCCGGCGTACGAGTGCAGGCCGGTGAAGAAGAAGTTGACCCCGAACAGGTTCATCAACACGGTCAGGAAGCCCACCACGGCGATCCAGGTGGCCACGTTGCGCTTGACGCTCGGCGTCGCCCGCGCGTGCAGGTAGCCCGCGTAGACCACCCACGAGATGAACGCCCAGGTCTCCTTCGGGTCCCAGCCCCAGGCCCGCCCCCAGGCCGCCTCGGCCCAGATCGCGCCGGCGATCACCGCGAACGTGAAGATCGGGAACGCGAAGGCGTGCGTCGTGAAGGTCAGCCGCTCCAGCCCGGCCGCCGCCGGCAGCCGGCGGGCCAGGGTGTACGGGAAGCTGCGCCGCCCCTGCTCCCAACCGGCCCGCATCAGGTACGCGGCGGCCGGCACCACGCCCAGCAGGAAGATGCCCGAGGCGAAGATGATCGTCGACACGTGGATGATGAACCAGTACGACTGGAGCGCCGGCATCAGCGGCACGACCTGGACGTAGAGCTTCAGCTCGGCGAACGCCAGCAGCAGCACCATCACCAGCGTCAGGAACAGCCCGAGCCGGCGCAGCGACGGCTGCTTCCAGAGCACCACGAGCCACGCGGCCACCCCGATCCAGGTGACCGTCAGCACGAACTCGTACATGTTGCCCCAGGGCATCCGCTCGGCGGCGATGCCCCGCGTGACCACGGCGCCCAGGTGCAGCGCGGCGGCGAGCGCGGTGAGCCAGGCGGCGATCCGCCCGGCGAGCGCGGCCCGCGCGGCGGAGCGGTCGGGACGCTGCGGCGCGGCCGGCTCGTCGACGGTCCCCCCGGCCCCGCCGACGCCCGCGCCGACCAGCTCGCGGGCCGGGGCGGCCACGGCCACCTTCCGCGCGTTGCCGACCGCGAACTCCACGGCGTGGCTGATCATCGCGATCAGGTACGCCAGGATCGCGAACGTGACCAGCTGATCCGAGAGTGCGGACATCACTCGTCTCCTTCTCGCGCCCGCCGCTCGTCCGTCCCGCCGCCGCTGACCGCGGCGACGAGCTGCGCGAACTCGTCGGCGAACCCTGGGTGCTCGGTGCGCGGCAGCCCACCGGCCTCCACCAAGCTACTACCGCTCGTCGGAGATCCACCGTCGGGGGGCGACACCCGGAACCAGACCCGACGCCGGCGGGCGAACAGCGAACCCATCAGGCCGAGCAGCAGCGTGCCGCTGGCCACCAGCAGCAGCGTCTGGCCGGGCGCGTGCCGGATCGCGAGCGTCACGTACGGCCGGGTGCCGACGAACTCCAGCGTGCTGCCGTCGTCCAGGGTCCACGTCTCGCCCGGCCGCAGCAGCTTCGTGCCGATCTGCTTCAGCTTGCCGTTGTCGACCTGACGCTGGTCGAGCTGGTAGACCGAGCCGGGGATGCCGGCGTCCAGCCCGAGGTTGCCCCGGTAGGCGGTCAGGTTCAGCGCCGGGTTCCGCTCGGCCGGGAACTGCGAGGCGACGTACGGCGCGCGGTCCCCGGCGGTGGGCAGGTAGAGCCCGTCGAAGGCGACCTGCTGGTCCGCGGCCCGGGTGCCGGTCTTCGGGTCGACGTTCGCGTCCGGGAAGACGGCCACGCCCTCCTCGGTGGCGTTCGGGTCACCGGTGCGCAGGAACGGGTCGTCGCTGGTCTGGCTGGTGCCGAACCGGTCGGTGTACCTCAGCACCGGCGCGTAGCCGTTGCCAAGCAGGTAGACGTTTGCCGCGTCGAGCCGCAGCGGCGAGTTCACCGAGAAACCGGCGGTCCGGGGCGTGCCACCGGGGGAGTCGACGCTGACCGTGGCCCAGAAGCGGGACGCCTGGCCGGAGTCCAGGTAGTCGGCCTCGAACTTCTCCAGCGTGAGGCAGAACGGCGGCAGGTCGGCGCTGTCCACCCGCGGACCGAGCGACGCCTCGGCGTACTGCTGGCGGGTGTTGCAGAACGCGTTGTCCGCGCCGGCGACCAGGATGCGGTTGCCGTGCCAGCCGTACCAGGAACCGACCGCGACGCCGAGCAGGACGGCGATCAGCGAGGTGTGGAACAGCAGGTTGCCGGTCTCCTTGAGGTAGCCCTTCTCGGCGGAGACCTCGTTGCCGCGGACGGTGACCCGCCACCGGCGGCGGCGCAGCACCGCCGCGATCGCGTCCGGG is a window from the Micromonospora sp. DSM 45708 genome containing:
- a CDS encoding MarR family winged helix-turn-helix transcriptional regulator, with the translated sequence MATPDRPGFALPLLLLAGFRALVDDLHAELARHGHPELRPAHGFVLQAVGPAGTTASDLGQRLGVSKQAAGKTVDRLVALGYLERVDDPADARRKLVRMTARGHDGLRRSATVFDELRDRWAATLGADRVAAIEDDLRRMVPADVFRLDVPGWFGA
- a CDS encoding pectate lyase, translating into MRRKVATRWLAGGATAIAGAVIALALQVPDASAATNLSLGAGADGSSKADGTSYGNVIDGNAGTYWSPSGSTGTVSVKWGSATTVSSAVIVQGSGGGSISGWQLKNYDTGAVLASGSSAPSVITFSSTSLKKISFVITSASGAPRIAEFETYSSGGSTPTTSPTSGPTSGPTSGPTGNPGTPTGAWPSSAGSVSISSTVNVSGTFDGGMKTYCCMGDGGQGESQDPMFKIANGGTLQNVILGSPAGDGVHCEGTCTLRNVWWNDIGEDAATFKQTNGGTSYVIGGGARSGSDKTFQHNGNGTVSISGFYLKGSGKLYRACGNCSTSYTRHVRVDNVLVDDIDMLTGINSNWNDTATITRVVVIGSATICGKYKGVAKGSEPSYLGEGWNDANCKVNRSDVIFR
- the ccsB gene encoding c-type cytochrome biogenesis protein CcsB, producing MSALSDQLVTFAILAYLIAMISHAVEFAVGNARKVAVAAPARELVGAGVGGAGGTVDEPAAPQRPDRSAARAALAGRIAAWLTALAAALHLGAVVTRGIAAERMPWGNMYEFVLTVTWIGVAAWLVVLWKQPSLRRLGLFLTLVMVLLLAFAELKLYVQVVPLMPALQSYWFIIHVSTIIFASGIFLLGVVPAAAYLMRAGWEQGRRSFPYTLARRLPAAAGLERLTFTTHAFAFPIFTFAVIAGAIWAEAAWGRAWGWDPKETWAFISWVVYAGYLHARATPSVKRNVATWIAVVGFLTVLMNLFGVNFFFTGLHSYAGVN
- the resB gene encoding cytochrome c biogenesis protein ResB, which codes for MTSVDDRPATPPAEAPRRRVNPVLALLRNSWRQLTSMRTALILLFLLAVAAIPGSVLPQRGVNPEKVDQWFVDHPDLAPRLDRIGAFAVFGSVWFSAIYLLLFASLIGCILPRTRDHVRALRMRPPAAPKRLERLPQHAVLEAPAAADPDAIAAVLRRRRWRVTVRGNEVSAEKGYLKETGNLLFHTSLIAVLLGVAVGSWYGWHGNRILVAGADNAFCNTRQQYAEASLGPRVDSADLPPFCLTLEKFEADYLDSGQASRFWATVSVDSPGGTPRTAGFSVNSPLRLDAANVYLLGNGYAPVLRYTDRFGTSQTSDDPFLRTGDPNATEEGVAVFPDANVDPKTGTRAADQQVAFDGLYLPTAGDRAPYVASQFPAERNPALNLTAYRGNLGLDAGIPGSVYQLDQRQVDNGKLKQIGTKLLRPGETWTLDDGSTLEFVGTRPYVTLAIRHAPGQTLLLVASGTLLLGLMGSLFARRRRVWFRVSPPDGGSPTSGSSLVEAGGLPRTEHPGFADEFAQLVAAVSGGGTDERRAREGDE